A genomic stretch from Thauera sp. GDN1 includes:
- a CDS encoding acetyl-CoA C-acyltransferase, which produces MSKQIQDAYIVAAVRTPVARRNGAFRHVRPDDMLATVLRELVARVPNLDAGEIGDVITGCAMPEAEQGMNVARIGLLLAGLPDAVPGITINRFCASGLQAVADAASRIRLGEADVMIAAGTESMSAMPQIMGNKVSLNPEIFARAESLSIAYGMGLTAEKVAQQWKVSREDQDAFAVESHRRACAAIAAGHFADEILPYTVKSYAPGTDGTVRIAERVVENDEGPRPDAAADKLAKLKPVFAARGSVTAGNSSQMSDGAAAVLLMSEAAVKRYDVKPIARFASFAVAGVPPELMGIGPVEAIPRALARAGVQMGDLGWTELNEAFAAQALAVMRQLDMDPARVNPLGGAIALGHPLGATGAIRTATLMAAMQREPGLRWGMISMCIGTGMGAAGVFERV; this is translated from the coding sequence ATGAGCAAACAGATTCAGGACGCCTACATCGTCGCCGCCGTGCGCACGCCGGTGGCCAGGCGCAACGGCGCCTTCCGCCACGTGCGCCCGGACGACATGCTGGCCACCGTGCTGCGCGAGCTGGTGGCCCGGGTGCCGAACCTCGACGCCGGCGAGATCGGCGACGTCATCACCGGCTGCGCGATGCCGGAAGCCGAGCAGGGCATGAACGTGGCGCGCATCGGCCTGCTGCTGGCGGGCCTTCCCGATGCCGTGCCCGGCATCACCATCAACCGCTTCTGCGCTTCCGGCCTGCAGGCGGTGGCCGACGCCGCCAGCCGCATCCGCCTGGGCGAGGCCGACGTGATGATCGCGGCCGGCACCGAGAGCATGAGCGCGATGCCGCAGATCATGGGCAACAAGGTCAGCCTCAACCCGGAGATCTTCGCGCGCGCCGAGAGCCTCTCCATCGCCTACGGCATGGGCCTGACCGCCGAGAAGGTGGCGCAGCAGTGGAAGGTGAGTCGCGAGGACCAGGACGCCTTCGCCGTCGAGTCGCATCGCCGCGCCTGCGCCGCGATCGCAGCCGGCCATTTTGCCGACGAGATCCTGCCCTATACGGTGAAGTCCTACGCGCCGGGGACCGACGGCACGGTGCGCATCGCCGAGCGCGTGGTCGAAAACGACGAGGGCCCGCGTCCCGACGCCGCGGCAGACAAGCTGGCGAAGCTCAAGCCGGTGTTCGCCGCGCGCGGCTCGGTCACCGCCGGCAACAGCTCGCAGATGTCCGACGGCGCCGCCGCGGTGCTGCTGATGAGCGAGGCCGCGGTGAAGCGCTACGATGTGAAGCCGATCGCGCGCTTTGCCAGCTTCGCGGTGGCCGGCGTGCCGCCCGAACTCATGGGCATCGGCCCGGTCGAGGCGATCCCGCGCGCGCTGGCGCGTGCCGGGGTGCAGATGGGCGACCTCGGCTGGACCGAGCTCAACGAGGCTTTCGCCGCGCAGGCACTGGCGGTGATGCGCCAACTCGACATGGATCCAGCGAGGGTGAATCCGCTCGGCGGCGCGATCGCGCTCGGCCATCCGCTGGGCGCCACCGGGGCGATCCGCACCGCGACGCTGATGGCGGCGATGCAGCGCGAGCCCGGGCTGCGCTGGGGCATGATCAGCATGTGCATCGGCACCGGCATGGGGGCGGCGGGCGTCTTCGAGCGTGTCTGA
- a CDS encoding Na(+)-translocating NADH-quinone reductase subunit A: MIRIKRGLDLPITGAPEQRIQAGRPARSVAVIGFDYHGMKPTMAVQVGDRVRLGQVLFSDKKTPGVVYTAPGAGTVSAIHRGEQRVLQSVVIDLDGDDAVEFARYADAEIDRLDEQLVRRNLIDSGLWTALRTRPFSKVPAIDARPHSIFVTAMDTHPLAADPVVVISEHKEDFARGLRVLARIAPVVVCHADGTQMPCSGLANVRSEAFAGPHPAGLAGTHIHFLDPVDAEKSVWSLNYQDAIAIGKLFASGRLWTERVVALAGPMAEKPRLVRTRLGVSLDELTAGELKVGKAVRVISGSVFGGRTSRGACAYLGRYHLQVSCLEEGAEREMLHYLRAGANKHSVMNLYVSKLAAGRLFDFTTSTNGSPRAMVPIGNYEEVMPLDILPTQLLRSLIVGDTEMAQKLGCLELDEEDLALCTYVCAGKYEYGPILRDNLTRIEKEG, from the coding sequence ATGATTAGAATCAAACGCGGTCTGGACCTGCCCATCACCGGCGCTCCCGAGCAGCGCATCCAGGCCGGGCGGCCGGCGCGCAGCGTGGCCGTCATCGGTTTCGACTACCATGGCATGAAGCCCACGATGGCGGTGCAGGTAGGCGACCGGGTCAGGCTCGGACAGGTCCTGTTCTCCGACAAGAAGACGCCGGGCGTGGTGTATACCGCGCCGGGTGCCGGCACGGTCAGTGCGATCCATCGCGGCGAGCAGCGCGTGCTGCAGTCGGTGGTGATCGATCTCGACGGCGACGATGCGGTCGAGTTCGCGCGCTATGCCGATGCCGAGATCGATCGGCTCGACGAGCAGCTGGTGCGTCGGAACCTGATCGACTCCGGCCTGTGGACGGCGCTGCGTACCCGCCCGTTCAGCAAGGTGCCGGCCATCGACGCGCGGCCGCATTCGATCTTCGTCACCGCGATGGACACCCATCCGCTGGCGGCCGATCCGGTGGTGGTTATTTCCGAGCACAAGGAAGACTTCGCGCGCGGCCTGCGCGTGCTCGCACGCATCGCGCCGGTCGTCGTCTGCCATGCCGACGGCACCCAGATGCCGTGTTCCGGGCTCGCCAACGTACGTAGCGAAGCCTTCGCCGGTCCGCATCCCGCGGGCCTTGCGGGCACGCACATCCACTTCCTCGATCCGGTCGATGCCGAGAAGTCGGTGTGGTCGCTGAATTACCAGGACGCGATCGCGATCGGCAAGCTGTTCGCCAGCGGGCGCCTGTGGACCGAGCGCGTCGTCGCGCTCGCCGGGCCGATGGCGGAAAAGCCGCGCCTGGTGCGCACCCGTCTCGGCGTCAGCCTCGACGAGCTGACCGCCGGCGAGCTCAAGGTCGGCAAGGCGGTGCGGGTGATCTCGGGTTCGGTGTTCGGCGGGCGCACCTCGCGTGGCGCCTGCGCCTACCTCGGCCGCTACCACCTGCAGGTGTCCTGCCTGGAAGAAGGCGCCGAGCGCGAGATGCTGCACTACCTGCGCGCGGGCGCGAACAAGCACTCGGTGATGAACCTCTACGTCTCCAAGCTGGCCGCCGGTCGCCTGTTCGACTTCACCACCAGCACCAACGGCAGCCCGCGTGCGATGGTGCCGATCGGCAACTACGAAGAGGTGATGCCGCTCGACATCCTGCCGACGCAGTTGCTGCGTTCGCTGATCGTCGGCGATACCGAGATGGCGCAGAAACTCGGCTGCCTCGAGCTCGACGAGGAAGACCTCGCACTGTGCACCTATGTGTGCGCCGGCAAGTACGAATACGGTCCCATCCTGCGGGACAACCTGACTCGCATCGAGAAGGAGGGTTGA
- a CDS encoding 3-hydroxyacyl-CoA dehydrogenase/enoyl-CoA hydratase family protein, which produces MSRLIIRKVAVLGAGVMGAQIAAHCANADVPVILFDLPAREGPANGIVDKAIAGMRKLDPAPFAAKDRAQYIEAANYGSDLARLGECDLVIEAIAEKMEWKLDLYAKVAPHLKAGTIFASNTSGLSIEALAAGMPDDRRSQFCGIHFFNPPRYMPLVELIPTAATDPALLDGLEAWLSTRLGKSIVRAKDTPNFVANRVGVFSILAVLHHTQRLGLAFDEVDLLTGPRIGRPKSATFRTADVVGLDTLVHVLGTMQATLPDDPWRAHFRTPEWLQALIAKGALGQKTKAGIYRKQGRQIQVLDLHLQDYRDSGGEVFPDVEDILKLRNPAEKFVQLAAHPHPQAQFLWAIFRDVFHYCAVHLADIADNARDIDLAMRWGFGWAQGPFETWQAAGWKAVAEMIRDDIAHGRAMSDVPLPAWVFEREGVHAPAGSYSAAENTLKPRSALPVYQRQLYPDRVLGEAPDDRGETLWENAGVRLWRRADQDARIGIVSITSKMHAIGDEVMDGMLEAIARAEIDLDGLVIWQPASFAVGANLQQVGEACRAGQFDLLEKMVARFQRTSMAIKHAQVPVVAAVQGMALGGGCEFVMHAAHRVFALESYVGLVEAGVGLIPAGGGSKEFALQAHTLAQRAAGGDVFPYIQNAFQTIAMATVAKSAQEAIALGFGRAGDDVVFNANEILHAAIRRARAMAESAWRPALVNPAVTVAGRNGVATCEMMLVNMAEGGFISAHDYRVAKAAATALCGGEVDTNSRVSEQWILDVERAQFVELLKTEKTQQRIAHMLETGKPLRN; this is translated from the coding sequence ATGAGCCGTCTCATCATCCGCAAAGTCGCCGTGCTTGGCGCCGGCGTCATGGGGGCGCAGATCGCAGCCCATTGCGCCAACGCCGACGTACCGGTGATCCTGTTCGACCTGCCGGCCAGGGAAGGCCCGGCCAACGGCATCGTGGACAAGGCGATCGCCGGCATGAGGAAGCTCGATCCGGCGCCCTTCGCCGCGAAAGATCGCGCGCAGTACATCGAGGCCGCCAACTACGGCAGCGACCTCGCCCGGCTGGGCGAGTGCGACCTCGTCATCGAGGCGATCGCCGAGAAGATGGAGTGGAAGCTCGATCTCTACGCCAAGGTCGCGCCGCATCTGAAGGCGGGGACGATCTTCGCTTCCAATACCTCCGGCCTGTCGATCGAGGCGCTCGCCGCCGGCATGCCCGACGATCGCCGCAGCCAGTTCTGCGGCATCCACTTCTTCAACCCGCCGCGCTACATGCCGCTGGTGGAGCTGATCCCGACCGCCGCCACCGATCCCGCGCTGCTCGACGGCCTTGAAGCCTGGCTGAGCACCCGCCTGGGCAAGAGCATCGTGCGCGCCAAGGACACGCCCAACTTCGTCGCCAACCGCGTCGGCGTGTTCTCCATCCTCGCCGTGCTGCACCACACGCAGCGCCTGGGGCTGGCCTTCGACGAGGTCGACCTGCTCACCGGCCCGCGCATCGGCCGCCCCAAGAGCGCGACCTTCCGCACCGCCGACGTGGTCGGCCTCGACACCCTGGTGCACGTGCTCGGCACCATGCAGGCGACGCTGCCCGACGATCCCTGGCGCGCGCACTTCAGGACGCCCGAATGGCTGCAGGCCCTGATCGCCAAGGGGGCGCTCGGGCAGAAGACCAAGGCCGGCATCTATCGCAAGCAGGGCAGGCAGATCCAGGTGCTCGACCTGCACCTGCAGGACTATCGCGACAGCGGCGGCGAAGTCTTCCCCGACGTCGAGGACATCCTGAAGCTGAGGAATCCGGCGGAGAAGTTCGTCCAGCTCGCCGCGCACCCGCATCCGCAGGCGCAGTTCCTGTGGGCCATCTTCCGCGACGTGTTCCACTACTGCGCGGTGCACCTGGCCGACATCGCCGACAACGCGCGCGACATCGACCTGGCCATGCGCTGGGGCTTCGGCTGGGCGCAGGGGCCGTTCGAGACCTGGCAGGCGGCGGGCTGGAAGGCGGTGGCCGAGATGATCCGCGACGACATCGCCCACGGCCGCGCGATGTCCGACGTGCCGCTGCCCGCGTGGGTGTTCGAGCGAGAAGGCGTGCATGCGCCAGCCGGCTCCTACAGCGCGGCCGAGAACACCCTGAAGCCGCGCTCCGCGCTGCCGGTGTACCAGCGTCAGCTCTACCCCGACCGCGTGCTCGGCGAGGCGCCCGACGACCGCGGCGAGACCCTGTGGGAGAACGCCGGCGTCCGCCTGTGGCGGCGCGCCGACCAGGACGCGCGCATCGGCATCGTGTCGATCACCTCCAAGATGCACGCGATCGGCGACGAGGTCATGGACGGCATGCTGGAGGCGATCGCGCGCGCCGAGATCGACCTCGACGGCCTGGTGATCTGGCAGCCGGCGTCGTTCGCGGTCGGTGCCAACCTGCAGCAGGTGGGCGAGGCCTGCCGCGCCGGGCAGTTCGATCTGCTGGAGAAGATGGTTGCCCGCTTCCAGCGCACCTCGATGGCGATCAAGCACGCGCAGGTGCCGGTGGTGGCCGCGGTGCAGGGCATGGCGCTGGGTGGCGGCTGCGAGTTCGTGATGCACGCCGCGCACCGGGTGTTCGCGCTCGAGAGCTACGTCGGCCTGGTGGAGGCGGGCGTGGGCCTGATCCCGGCAGGCGGCGGCAGCAAGGAGTTCGCGCTGCAAGCGCATACGCTGGCGCAGCGCGCCGCGGGTGGCGACGTCTTCCCCTACATCCAGAACGCCTTCCAGACCATCGCCATGGCGACGGTGGCCAAGAGCGCACAGGAGGCCATCGCGCTCGGCTTCGGCCGTGCCGGCGACGACGTCGTGTTCAACGCCAACGAGATTCTCCACGCCGCGATCCGCCGCGCGCGGGCGATGGCGGAGTCGGCGTGGCGGCCGGCGCTGGTGAATCCGGCGGTCACCGTGGCCGGGCGCAACGGTGTCGCCACCTGCGAAATGATGCTGGTGAACATGGCCGAGGGCGGCTTCATCTCCGCCCACGATTACCGCGTCGCGAAGGCCGCGGCCACCGCGCTGTGCGGCGGCGAGGTCGACACCAACAGCCGGGTGAGCGAGCAGTGGATCCTGGACGTCGAGCGCGCGCAGTTCGTCGAGTTGCTGAAGACCGAAAAGACCCAGCAGCGCATCGCGCACATGCTGGAAACCGGCAAGCCGCTGCGCAACTGA
- a CDS encoding NADH:ubiquinone reductase (Na(+)-transporting) subunit B, which translates to MSLRSWLDSIEHHFEKGGKYEKYYALYEAVDTALYKPALVTRTTAHVRDGLDLKRMMITVWLCTFPAMFFGMWNVGYQANTILAGSAELMAAQEGWRIGLIGAFAGFDPGSLWDNFIHGAAYFLPIYLVTFIVGGFWEVLFASIRKHEVNEGFFVTSVLFALACPPDIPLWQVALGISFGVVIAKEVFGGTGKNFLNPALAGRAFLYFAYPAQISGDAVWTAVDGYTGATMLSLGAAGGIEAVAGAGIDWMSAFLGTVHGSIGETSTLAILLGGGVLLIMKIASWRIVAGVMLGMIASSLLFNAIGSDTNPMFAVPWHWHLVMGGFAFGMMFMATDPVSASMTNTGKWIFGAVVGVMTVLVRVVNPAFPEGIMLAILFANLCAPLIDHFVIAANIKRRLARNVH; encoded by the coding sequence ATGAGTCTGCGCTCCTGGCTCGACAGCATCGAGCATCATTTCGAGAAAGGCGGCAAGTACGAGAAGTACTACGCCCTGTACGAGGCGGTCGACACCGCGCTCTACAAGCCGGCGCTGGTCACCCGCACCACCGCCCACGTGCGCGACGGGCTCGACCTCAAGCGCATGATGATCACGGTCTGGCTGTGCACCTTCCCGGCCATGTTCTTCGGCATGTGGAACGTCGGCTACCAGGCCAACACCATCCTCGCCGGCAGCGCCGAGCTGATGGCGGCGCAGGAAGGCTGGCGCATCGGCCTGATCGGCGCATTCGCCGGCTTCGACCCCGGCAGCCTGTGGGACAACTTCATCCACGGCGCGGCCTACTTCCTGCCGATCTACCTGGTCACCTTCATCGTCGGCGGCTTCTGGGAAGTGCTGTTTGCGTCGATCCGCAAGCACGAGGTCAACGAGGGCTTCTTCGTCACCTCGGTGCTGTTCGCTCTGGCCTGCCCGCCCGACATCCCGCTGTGGCAGGTGGCCCTGGGCATCAGCTTCGGCGTGGTGATCGCGAAGGAAGTGTTCGGCGGAACCGGCAAGAACTTCCTCAATCCCGCGCTCGCCGGCCGTGCATTCCTGTACTTCGCCTATCCGGCGCAGATCTCGGGTGACGCGGTGTGGACGGCGGTCGATGGCTACACCGGCGCCACCATGCTGTCGCTCGGCGCTGCCGGTGGCATCGAGGCGGTCGCCGGCGCCGGCATCGACTGGATGAGCGCCTTCCTCGGTACGGTGCACGGCTCGATCGGCGAGACCAGCACCCTCGCCATCCTGCTCGGCGGCGGGGTGCTGCTGATCATGAAGATCGCCTCGTGGCGCATCGTCGCCGGCGTGATGCTGGGCATGATCGCTTCCAGCCTGCTGTTCAACGCCATCGGCTCCGACACCAACCCGATGTTCGCCGTGCCCTGGCACTGGCATCTGGTGATGGGCGGCTTCGCCTTCGGCATGATGTTCATGGCCACCGATCCGGTGTCGGCCTCGATGACCAACACCGGCAAGTGGATCTTCGGTGCCGTGGTCGGGGTGATGACCGTGCTGGTGCGCGTCGTGAACCCGGCCTTCCCGGAAGGCATCATGCTCGCCATCCTGTTCGCCAACCTGTGTGCGCCGCTGATCGACCATTTCGTGATCGCGGCCAACATCAAGCGGAGGCTTGCACGAAATGTCCACTAA
- a CDS encoding outer membrane protein transport protein has protein sequence MDPPLQEMARRGRTSEGLQQSVALPQGAGVRLEMKGARHATGRSRGIFDRKERRPEMQKTMIARLLPAALLALASGSASAAGFQLLEQNASGIGNAYAGSAAVAENASTIYFNPAGMTQLQAREVSAGLSLVRPSFKFTNQGSRTGFLTANAQDAGDWAALPNAYLSWALDKDLYVGIGMGAPFGLVTEYNNDWVGAAHSVKFDIRTININPSIAWRVNDKVSLGFGLNWQKMDVEYVKRVALSPLAPLGTLEADDSSWGWNVGALFSVSDVTKVGVSYRSKIKHDLEGSLTVDSSGRVLMNPPASASVELPDTFIFSVAHRIDPKWELLGDVSWTGWSSIDRVDIVPQGMAVDVLDTDYQDTWRVALGANYQLNDAWKLKFGVAFDETPVKSAEKRLTALPDNDRIWFSFGGQWKPSKASTLDMGVAYLYVDDTKINNGDTRKGVVIGEYDSSVWILGAQYSMSF, from the coding sequence ATGGATCCGCCGCTGCAGGAAATGGCGCGACGGGGCAGGACGAGCGAAGGTTTGCAGCAATCAGTCGCACTCCCCCAGGGCGCCGGGGTGCGGCTTGAGATGAAAGGTGCCAGGCACGCCACCGGAAGAAGCCGGGGCATTTTTGATCGTAAAGAGAGGAGACCCGAAATGCAGAAGACCATGATCGCCCGCCTGCTTCCCGCAGCCCTGCTGGCACTTGCCAGCGGCAGCGCCTCCGCCGCCGGCTTCCAGCTTCTGGAACAGAACGCGAGCGGCATCGGCAACGCCTACGCCGGTTCGGCCGCGGTGGCCGAGAACGCCAGCACGATCTACTTCAACCCGGCCGGCATGACGCAGTTGCAGGCGCGCGAGGTGTCGGCGGGGCTGTCACTGGTGCGGCCGAGCTTCAAGTTTACGAATCAGGGTTCCCGGACGGGGTTCCTGACGGCGAATGCGCAAGATGCGGGCGATTGGGCCGCGCTGCCGAACGCCTATCTTTCGTGGGCCCTGGACAAGGATCTTTATGTCGGTATCGGCATGGGCGCGCCCTTCGGCCTGGTGACCGAGTACAACAATGATTGGGTTGGAGCGGCGCATTCGGTCAAGTTCGACATCAGGACGATCAACATCAACCCATCGATTGCCTGGCGGGTGAATGACAAGGTTTCGCTGGGCTTCGGTTTGAACTGGCAGAAAATGGATGTTGAATATGTCAAACGTGTTGCTCTCAGTCCTCTGGCCCCATTGGGAACACTCGAGGCGGACGATAGTTCTTGGGGTTGGAACGTCGGTGCGTTGTTCAGTGTTTCCGATGTGACGAAGGTTGGTGTTTCGTATCGATCCAAGATTAAGCACGACCTCGAAGGGAGCCTTACCGTCGATAGCTCTGGCAGGGTGTTGATGAATCCCCCCGCAAGCGCGAGTGTCGAGTTGCCTGACACGTTCATCTTTAGTGTTGCCCACCGGATTGACCCGAAGTGGGAGTTGCTGGGCGATGTTTCGTGGACAGGCTGGAGCAGTATCGACAGGGTCGACATCGTTCCTCAGGGGATGGCGGTCGATGTGCTCGACACCGACTATCAAGACACTTGGCGTGTCGCGCTCGGAGCCAACTATCAGTTGAATGACGCTTGGAAACTCAAGTTTGGCGTGGCGTTCGACGAGACTCCGGTCAAGAGCGCCGAGAAGCGCCTAACCGCGCTGCCCGATAACGATCGCATCTGGTTCTCCTTCGGCGGTCAGTGGAAGCCGAGCAAGGCTTCGACGCTCGATATGGGCGTTGCCTACCTCTATGTTGACGATACGAAGATCAACAACGGAGATACGAGGAAGGGCGTCGTTATCGGCGAATACGACTCCAGTGTCTGGATCCTCGGCGCGCAGTATTCGATGTCTTTCTGA